Proteins from a single region of Tistrella mobilis:
- the lspA gene encoding signal peptidase II, with protein sequence MAERGPVAEAAWHQAARARSRRMLVVGFLLVFVADQITKQLALAAFDMPGDGVVVTFFFNLTLVFNRGVSFGMLAQHGELARWGLAVMATVVAVLLGRWAWKGERPLTALGLGFVAGGAIGNALDRVRIGAVVDFLDVHYAGWHWPAFNIADAGITLGVILLLVDGLFGRDPAGPEKT encoded by the coding sequence ATGGCTGAACGGGGACCGGTGGCCGAGGCGGCCTGGCACCAGGCGGCGAGGGCCCGCAGCCGGCGCATGCTGGTCGTGGGCTTCCTGCTGGTGTTCGTGGCCGACCAGATCACCAAGCAGCTGGCGCTCGCCGCCTTCGACATGCCGGGTGACGGCGTCGTCGTCACCTTCTTCTTCAACCTGACACTCGTGTTCAATCGCGGGGTCAGTTTCGGTATGTTGGCGCAGCATGGCGAGCTTGCCCGCTGGGGGCTGGCGGTGATGGCGACGGTGGTGGCCGTTCTCCTGGGCCGCTGGGCCTGGAAGGGCGAGCGGCCGCTGACGGCGCTGGGGCTGGGTTTCGTGGCCGGCGGCGCCATCGGCAATGCGCTCGACCGGGTCCGGATCGGTGCGGTGGTGGACTTCCTGGATGTCCACTATGCCGGCTGGCACTGGCCCGCCTTCAACATCGCCGATGCCGGCATCACGCTGGGCGTGATCCTGCTGCTGGTGGACGGCCTGTTCGGCCGCGATCCGGCCGGCCCGGAAAAGACCTGA
- a CDS encoding DUF3035 domain-containing protein, whose product MSRLTALSVIAILSVGLAACDSARETLGLNKRAPDEFAVVPRAPLVLPPNYDLRPPEPGAPRPQEATPAQAARQALTGTAPAAAPVANGIDPLDQAVLARTGGDRADPSIRATIAQENTQLAEASESFVDDLLFWQEREQPGTVIDAGAEQRRLQTNQAVGRPIDTGETPIIERKRRGLLEGIF is encoded by the coding sequence ATGAGCCGCCTGACCGCGTTGTCGGTGATCGCCATTCTGAGCGTCGGCCTGGCCGCCTGTGATTCGGCGCGCGAGACCCTGGGCCTCAACAAGCGGGCGCCCGACGAATTTGCCGTCGTGCCGCGCGCACCGCTCGTTCTGCCGCCGAATTACGATCTGCGCCCGCCGGAGCCCGGTGCGCCGCGCCCGCAGGAAGCGACGCCCGCACAGGCGGCGCGTCAGGCGCTGACCGGCACGGCGCCGGCTGCGGCACCGGTGGCCAACGGCATCGATCCGCTCGACCAGGCGGTGCTGGCCCGGACCGGTGGTGACCGGGCGGATCCGTCGATCCGCGCGACCATCGCGCAGGAAAACACCCAGCTGGCCGAGGCGAGCGAGAGCTTCGTCGACGATCTGCTGTTCTGGCAGGAGCGCGAGCAGCCGGGCACCGTGATCGATGCCGGTGCCGAGCAGCGCCGCCTGCAGACCAATCAGGCGGTCGGCCGGCCGATCGACACCGGCGAGACGCCGATCATCGAGCGCAAGCGCCGCGGCCTGCTTGAAGGCATCTTCTGA
- a CDS encoding M16 family metallopeptidase: MSASPSPVRRRSRPGRLVASLLVTSALLAVPVLLPVTPAPAATPPSIAAATATAAAEAATPLLGAKSRVLENGLTVVVVEDHRMPVVSHMVWYRVGAADEPARRSGIAHFLEHLMFKGTEQTSGDEFSRLIAENGGRDNAFTSYDYTAYYQNIAADRLDLVMRLEADRMTGLRLRPEDTRTELQVVIEERRSRTDNDPQTRFGEAYRAMVYAGHPYGRPVIGWPDELKTLDREDAVAFYKAHYHPSAAIVVVAGDVRAADVFRLAAETYGRIPDTAGFDEAKRVRPAPAPLVGDRRLVQDAAGVASPSWRRSWLVPRAEVFGRDREEALDLMTFAMGGSSTSPLYRRLVVDEGVAVQAGAYYAGARDEGQLMVYAAPAPGVSITRLEAAVGRALADILKQGVAPDVLERARTRMLADAVYARDSVSSTANMVGAALATGETLERIETWPQRVAAITGDQGMEALRAVMGPDQGTATGVLLPEGLGVDDPAPAVAATAVTPPSSEGTVH; the protein is encoded by the coding sequence TTGTCTGCGTCCCCATCACCCGTCCGGCGCCGATCGCGCCCCGGGCGGCTGGTCGCCTCGCTGCTGGTGACGTCGGCCCTGCTGGCCGTCCCGGTGCTGCTGCCCGTCACGCCGGCCCCGGCTGCAACGCCGCCCTCCATCGCCGCGGCGACCGCCACCGCCGCCGCCGAGGCGGCGACGCCCCTGCTCGGCGCGAAGAGCCGGGTGCTGGAGAACGGGCTCACCGTCGTGGTGGTCGAAGACCATCGGATGCCGGTGGTCTCGCATATGGTCTGGTACCGGGTGGGTGCGGCGGACGAGCCGGCCCGCCGCTCGGGCATCGCCCATTTCCTGGAACATCTGATGTTCAAGGGCACCGAGCAGACCTCGGGCGATGAATTCTCCCGGCTGATCGCCGAGAATGGCGGCCGCGACAACGCCTTCACCTCTTACGACTACACCGCCTATTACCAGAACATCGCGGCCGATCGGCTCGATCTGGTCATGCGGCTTGAAGCCGACCGGATGACCGGGCTGAGGCTTCGGCCCGAAGACACCAGAACCGAACTGCAGGTGGTGATCGAAGAGCGTCGCAGCCGCACCGACAACGATCCCCAGACCCGGTTCGGCGAGGCCTATCGGGCCATGGTCTATGCCGGCCACCCCTATGGCCGGCCGGTGATCGGCTGGCCGGACGAGCTGAAGACGCTCGACCGCGAGGATGCGGTGGCCTTCTACAAGGCGCATTACCACCCCTCCGCCGCCATCGTCGTGGTCGCAGGCGACGTTCGGGCTGCAGACGTGTTCCGCCTGGCCGCCGAGACCTATGGCCGGATCCCGGATACCGCCGGCTTCGACGAGGCGAAGCGCGTGCGTCCGGCGCCGGCGCCGCTGGTGGGCGACCGCCGGCTGGTGCAGGACGCCGCCGGCGTGGCCTCGCCCTCGTGGCGCCGCTCGTGGCTGGTGCCGCGGGCAGAGGTGTTCGGCCGCGACCGCGAAGAGGCGCTGGATCTGATGACCTTCGCCATGGGCGGCAGCTCGACCTCGCCGCTCTACCGCCGGCTGGTGGTGGATGAAGGCGTCGCCGTCCAGGCCGGGGCCTATTACGCCGGTGCGCGCGACGAAGGCCAGCTGATGGTCTATGCAGCCCCGGCGCCGGGTGTCTCGATCACCAGACTTGAAGCGGCGGTCGGCCGCGCGCTGGCCGACATCCTGAAACAGGGCGTCGCCCCCGACGTGCTGGAACGTGCCCGCACCCGGATGCTGGCCGATGCCGTCTATGCCCGCGACAGCGTGTCGTCCACCGCCAATATGGTGGGGGCGGCCCTTGCCACCGGCGAGACGCTGGAGCGGATCGAGACCTGGCCGCAGCGTGTGGCCGCGATCACCGGCGATCAGGGCATGGAAGCCCTGCGGGCGGTGATGGGGCCCGATCAGGGCACGGCGACCGGCGTGCTGCTGCCCGAAGGGCTGGGTGTCGACGATCCCGCACCCGCCGTTGCGGCCACGGCCGTGACCCCGCCCTCCAGCGAGGGGACCGTCCATTGA
- a CDS encoding M16 family metallopeptidase — MSPIGHEVRRLGLRMIGTILTALVLLVVIGPVPAARALDIRTLTSPQGIPFWLVQVSELPVVTVDFAFAGGTRIEPAAKAGAATLASGLLVEGAGDMDGPAFQDALAARAVEFSTGVDRDAFSGSFRSLATEAEAAAKLVGLALSAPRFDADDIERDRRQLLVSLARSAENPQAIASRSLLAGLFPNDAYGRDTDGTPETVAALTREDLAAYVSRQFTRNRLTLGVVGDITPEAAGRVVDLAFAGLPAGDGRPKTDPVAPRFFGETVVDRPIPQTIITFALPGILRSDPDWFPAFVMNHILGGGTFTARLFREVRETRGLAYSVGTTLYPLDRAGLLYGYAATRNDRARETVQVIREQIARFAEEGPTEAELAGAKKYLTGSFPLSLDGSGAVAGLLVTMQIHHLPPGYLDDRSSLIEAVTADDVKRVAKRLLDIDKLSVVMVGQPADGAGSAAPAAARISENGARSTAPNSIQ, encoded by the coding sequence ATGTCGCCGATTGGTCACGAGGTCCGGCGCCTCGGCCTGCGTATGATCGGCACCATCCTGACCGCGCTGGTGCTGCTGGTGGTGATCGGGCCGGTGCCGGCGGCACGCGCGCTCGACATCCGCACGCTCACCAGCCCGCAGGGTATCCCCTTCTGGCTGGTACAGGTGTCGGAGCTTCCGGTGGTCACCGTCGATTTCGCCTTTGCGGGTGGCACCCGGATCGAACCGGCGGCCAAGGCCGGCGCCGCGACGCTCGCCTCGGGCCTTCTGGTCGAAGGGGCGGGCGACATGGATGGTCCGGCCTTCCAGGACGCGCTGGCCGCACGTGCGGTGGAATTCTCGACCGGTGTCGATCGCGATGCTTTTTCGGGCAGCTTCCGCAGCCTTGCGACCGAAGCGGAGGCGGCCGCGAAGCTGGTCGGGCTGGCCCTCAGCGCGCCGCGGTTCGATGCCGACGATATCGAGCGCGACCGCAGGCAGCTGCTGGTCTCGCTGGCACGCTCGGCCGAAAACCCGCAGGCGATCGCCTCGCGCAGCCTGCTCGCCGGGCTGTTTCCGAACGATGCCTACGGCCGTGACACCGACGGCACGCCCGAGACCGTGGCCGCGCTGACCCGCGAGGATCTGGCGGCCTATGTCTCGCGCCAGTTCACCCGCAACCGGCTGACCCTGGGGGTGGTGGGCGACATCACGCCCGAGGCCGCCGGGCGGGTGGTGGATCTGGCCTTTGCCGGCCTGCCCGCCGGCGATGGCCGGCCGAAGACCGATCCGGTCGCCCCCCGCTTCTTCGGTGAGACGGTGGTCGACCGGCCGATCCCGCAGACCATCATCACCTTCGCCCTGCCGGGCATTCTGCGCAGCGATCCCGACTGGTTTCCGGCCTTCGTGATGAACCACATCCTGGGCGGCGGCACGTTCACGGCGCGGCTGTTCCGGGAAGTCCGCGAGACGCGCGGGCTTGCCTATAGTGTCGGCACCACGCTCTACCCGCTCGACCGGGCCGGCCTGCTCTATGGCTATGCCGCCACCCGCAACGACCGGGCGCGGGAGACGGTTCAGGTCATCCGCGAGCAGATCGCCCGCTTCGCCGAAGAGGGGCCGACCGAGGCCGAACTCGCCGGCGCCAAGAAATACCTCACCGGATCCTTCCCGCTGTCGCTCGATGGCAGCGGTGCCGTGGCCGGGCTGCTGGTCACGATGCAGATCCACCACCTGCCGCCCGGCTATCTCGACGACCGGAGCAGCCTGATCGAGGCGGTGACGGCCGACGACGTCAAACGGGTCGCGAAGCGGCTGCTCGATATCGACAAGCTGTCGGTGGTGATGGTCGGGCAGCCGGCAGACGGGGCCGGATCCGCTGCCCCCGCCGCCGCCCGGATTTCGGAAAACGGTGCCCGAAGCACCGCGCCCAACAGCATCCAGTGA
- a CDS encoding glucose-6-phosphate isomerase encodes MAKTLPFSIDFTGCLADTGAECGALLDQTRSALARLQGWQADGTLPLLRLPAARDDLAALEPLVLRWRDEASDVLVLGIGGSSLGAQALLELRDPEDRGPRIHTPDNVDPVSFRRLVDGLDWAGTRVLAVSKSGGTVETVAQLLLVLDRMEASLGRDATAARLVVVAEPGNSPLRRIADDYGVETFDHDPNVGGRFSVLSLVGLLPAMLGGVDAVAIREGAAAVLDQAFAGGDPAGIPAAMGAAATAALMQHKGISQAVQFGYVDRLARFGEWWRQLVGESLGKQGIGLAPVFARGATDQHSQLQLYLDGPRDKLVTVIEPPAEQQPAWRITPEAATRYGVPYLAGRSLGDLIAAEARATAESLIAEGRPTIRMKLDAVDGRTIGALMMTAMIETILLADLLAVDPFDQPAVEKGKVLTREYLAAAG; translated from the coding sequence ATGGCCAAGACTCTGCCGTTCTCGATCGATTTCACCGGATGCCTCGCCGATACCGGGGCGGAATGCGGGGCGCTGCTCGACCAGACCCGGTCGGCGCTGGCACGTCTGCAAGGCTGGCAGGCCGACGGAACCCTGCCCCTGCTGCGCCTGCCGGCCGCCCGCGACGATCTGGCGGCGCTGGAGCCGCTGGTGCTGCGCTGGCGCGACGAGGCGTCGGATGTTCTGGTGCTGGGCATCGGCGGCTCCAGCCTGGGCGCGCAGGCGCTGCTGGAGCTGCGCGATCCCGAGGATCGCGGCCCGCGCATTCACACCCCCGACAATGTCGATCCGGTGAGCTTCCGCCGGCTGGTGGATGGCCTGGACTGGGCCGGGACGCGGGTGCTGGCCGTGTCGAAATCCGGCGGGACAGTCGAGACGGTGGCGCAGCTGCTTCTGGTCCTGGACCGCATGGAGGCATCCCTCGGTCGTGATGCGACCGCGGCACGGCTGGTCGTGGTGGCGGAGCCCGGCAACTCGCCGCTGCGCCGGATCGCCGACGACTACGGCGTCGAGACCTTCGATCACGACCCGAATGTCGGCGGCCGGTTCTCGGTGCTGTCTCTGGTCGGCCTGCTGCCGGCCATGCTGGGCGGCGTGGATGCGGTGGCGATCCGCGAGGGCGCCGCGGCGGTTCTCGACCAGGCCTTTGCCGGGGGTGACCCGGCCGGGATCCCGGCGGCGATGGGGGCTGCGGCGACGGCGGCGCTGATGCAGCACAAGGGCATCTCGCAGGCGGTGCAGTTCGGCTATGTCGACCGGCTGGCCCGTTTCGGCGAGTGGTGGCGGCAGCTGGTGGGGGAAAGCCTCGGCAAGCAGGGCATCGGTCTGGCGCCGGTCTTTGCCCGCGGGGCGACCGACCAGCACAGCCAGCTGCAGCTCTATCTCGATGGTCCGCGCGACAAGCTGGTGACGGTGATCGAGCCGCCGGCGGAGCAGCAGCCGGCCTGGCGGATCACGCCCGAGGCGGCGACGCGCTATGGCGTTCCCTATCTCGCCGGCCGCAGCCTGGGCGATCTGATCGCGGCCGAGGCCCGGGCCACGGCCGAGAGCCTGATCGCCGAGGGCCGCCCGACCATCCGGATGAAGCTGGATGCGGTCGACGGGCGGACGATCGGCGCGCTGATGATGACGGCGATGATCGAAACCATCCTTCTGGCCGATCTGCTGGCGGTGGATCCCTTCGATCAGCCTGCGGTTGAGAAGGGCAAGGTCCTGACCCGCGAATATCTGGCCGCCGCCGGCTGA